The following is a genomic window from Ethanoligenens harbinense YUAN-3.
CCATTACATCGAAGCGCGGCTGGAGTGGGGTGGTGTGTGTGGAGAGATAGAGCAGCGCGGTGCGGACGATGCGGGCCTGCTTGCGGGCGTCCACCGCCTCGCGAGGGAGGAAGCGGGCGTTCGGTGCGCGGGTTTTCACTTCCACGAACGCCAGACAGGTGCCGTCTTCCGCGATGAGGTCGATCTCCCCGAACCGGGTGCGCACGTTCGCTCCCACGATGGTGTA
Proteins encoded in this region:
- a CDS encoding YraN family protein; this encodes MQARDIGALGERAAAVWLREHGYTIVGANVRTRFGEIDLIAEDGTCLAFVEVKTRAPNARFLPREAVDARKQARIVRTALLYLSTHTTPLQPRFDVMEILPGAGGDFARCTIRHIPNAFTAQSPF